A genomic segment from Deinococcus sp. QL22 encodes:
- a CDS encoding GIY-YIG nuclease family protein, which produces MGKSAVVGERQCTKCQRILPETSKFFYRDRGAWAARCKPCFIAKQKDWALSKRVAGIYVIQHCSSGQVYVGSAGCLRQRWSQHRHLLRSGRHHSPRLQRAWTRDGEKAFAFKVLELVDREDLLITIEQAWIEFLGAYNKRGGYNALPQAGRVTGYQHTEETKALLLKQNVAKAQAYIVTFPDGREEEVQHLGQFCRERELHTSTMFQVGKGSKRTYKGYSCRLATMSREAWESNVALEEARVVAKRDPNNRRFPTQRRVLIHPDGTRQEFVNILKTAKSLGVPPRTFHAFVTGEYKTPVLFAGYAVQDIH; this is translated from the coding sequence ATGGGTAAGTCGGCTGTGGTTGGGGAGCGTCAATGCACGAAATGTCAGCGTATTTTGCCCGAGACTTCCAAATTCTTTTACCGCGATAGGGGCGCTTGGGCAGCTCGCTGCAAGCCGTGCTTTATTGCAAAGCAGAAGGACTGGGCACTGTCTAAACGGGTCGCAGGAATCTATGTCATCCAACACTGCTCATCGGGACAGGTTTATGTTGGGAGCGCAGGCTGCTTGCGGCAGAGATGGAGTCAACACCGACATCTTCTGCGCTCGGGAAGGCATCACTCGCCCCGGTTACAACGCGCATGGACGCGAGATGGAGAAAAAGCCTTTGCCTTCAAAGTGCTGGAGTTAGTGGATCGGGAAGACTTGCTGATAACAATTGAGCAGGCTTGGATTGAGTTTTTGGGGGCGTACAACAAGCGCGGTGGGTACAACGCCCTCCCGCAAGCCGGACGCGTCACGGGGTACCAGCACACTGAGGAAACCAAGGCGTTACTGCTTAAGCAAAACGTTGCTAAGGCGCAGGCTTACATCGTCACGTTTCCTGATGGGCGGGAAGAAGAAGTGCAGCATTTGGGCCAGTTCTGCCGTGAGCGTGAGCTTCACACCAGCACGATGTTTCAAGTGGGCAAAGGTTCAAAACGAACCTACAAAGGATATTCATGTCGCCTCGCCACCATGTCGCGAGAGGCTTGGGAATCAAATGTTGCTCTAGAAGAAGCGAGGGTAGTCGCCAAAAGAGATCCAAACAACCGCAGATTCCCAACACAGCGGCGAGTTTTGATACACCCCGATGGCACAAGGCAGGAGTTTGTAAATATTTTAAAAACGGCCAAAAGCCTTGGCGTGCCCCCTCGCACCTTCCATGCATTTGTGACTGGAGAATATAAAACGCCTGTTCTGTTTGCAGGCTACGCAGTTCAAGACATCCATTAG
- a CDS encoding HNH endonuclease, producing the protein MIRGGDAYRSKHRRRAQQHGAVGSFDKWDVQIRFGKQKGLCHYCDEKLDLIGPNKFQVDHFIPLSKGGSNYMNNLVCACPDCNRAKSDKMPWEYRPARFEVGCKRDG; encoded by the coding sequence GTGATTCGCGGCGGCGATGCGTACAGGTCGAAGCATCGCCGCCGCGCCCAGCAACACGGCGCGGTTGGCAGCTTCGACAAGTGGGATGTTCAGATCAGGTTCGGCAAACAGAAAGGGCTATGTCATTACTGTGATGAAAAGCTTGACCTCATCGGCCCGAACAAGTTTCAGGTAGACCATTTCATTCCGCTCAGCAAAGGGGGCAGCAACTATATGAACAACCTCGTATGCGCGTGCCCCGACTGCAACCGGGCGAAGTCAGACAAGATGCCTTGGGAGTACCGCCCAGCGCGGTTTGAAGTGGGGTGCAAAAGAGATGGGTAA
- a CDS encoding helix-turn-helix transcriptional regulator, protein MNEQVRKAVQEAMTERELSQGELARRTGLVRPAVSKLLNGTVGRVPENWQRILDELDLELVAQPRQKLPK, encoded by the coding sequence ATGAATGAGCAGGTCAGAAAGGCGGTGCAGGAAGCGATGACTGAGCGTGAGCTTTCGCAGGGTGAGTTGGCTCGACGTACCGGGTTAGTGCGCCCCGCTGTCTCCAAGTTGTTGAATGGCACGGTTGGGCGCGTCCCTGAGAACTGGCAACGTATTCTGGATGAGTTAGACCTTGAACTGGTGGCCCAGCCTCGGCAAAAGCTCCCTAAATAA
- a CDS encoding phage major capsid protein, translated as MSYKIAKRTDLADKGLYQDAKAAGVNLADYMQIQADEGKISEEFYNPDDSTPAFKQVLGSLGVDPKGRDAARPVEDVFMQDPSKRVLFPEYIATRYRDLSRPMRNELTVEDLVTTITPVRSGAYTYGVITEEHDAGANLSRVAEAAEFPTITVQMGEQSIRLLKYGGKLKVSYEVIRRSSVSVMDRWIGAVVRRALRNKVNAALAVVLNGDGNNGAAPNLDVAGPGYTVADIVELSLLAGDYGADPTILAGDRTELGKLLTLPIFTGTDSTTASDFRETGRWPAAFGMMPKRAPKGSLLDGAAKLLALDPEMGLEMAFDPSMDLVENDKIIERQIEFITFSEMIGFGKPELGVGVTAHRSS; from the coding sequence ATGAGCTACAAAATTGCCAAGCGCACTGACCTTGCCGACAAAGGTCTCTATCAGGACGCCAAAGCTGCAGGCGTCAACCTCGCCGATTACATGCAGATCCAGGCCGATGAGGGCAAGATCAGCGAGGAGTTCTACAACCCCGACGACTCCACCCCGGCCTTTAAGCAGGTGCTGGGCAGCCTCGGCGTGGACCCCAAAGGCCGCGACGCAGCCCGTCCAGTGGAAGACGTTTTTATGCAGGACCCCAGCAAGCGTGTGCTGTTCCCCGAGTACATCGCCACCCGCTACCGCGACCTGTCGCGCCCCATGCGCAATGAACTGACCGTGGAAGACCTGGTAACGACCATCACCCCTGTCCGCAGCGGTGCGTACACCTACGGCGTGATCACCGAAGAGCACGACGCCGGGGCCAACCTGAGCCGCGTGGCAGAAGCTGCTGAATTCCCGACCATCACTGTGCAGATGGGCGAGCAATCGATCCGCCTGCTGAAGTACGGTGGCAAGCTGAAAGTGAGCTATGAGGTCATCCGCCGCTCCAGCGTGAGCGTGATGGACCGTTGGATTGGTGCGGTGGTGCGGCGCGCCCTTAGGAACAAGGTGAACGCCGCCCTGGCCGTGGTTCTCAACGGCGACGGCAACAACGGTGCGGCTCCCAACCTTGATGTGGCAGGCCCCGGCTACACGGTGGCGGACATTGTGGAGCTGTCTCTGTTGGCCGGTGATTACGGTGCAGACCCCACCATCCTGGCAGGCGACCGCACCGAATTGGGCAAGCTGCTGACCCTGCCCATATTCACGGGCACGGACAGCACCACGGCGAGCGACTTCCGCGAGACCGGCCGCTGGCCCGCCGCGTTCGGCATGATGCCCAAGCGTGCGCCGAAAGGCAGCCTGCTGGACGGTGCGGCCAAACTGTTGGCCCTGGACCCTGAAATGGGCCTGGAAATGGCCTTCGATCCCAGCATGGACCTGGTGGAGAACGACAAGATCATTGAGCGCCAGATCGAGTTCATCACCTTCAGCGAAATGATCGGCTTCGGCAAGCCTGAACTGGGCGTTGGCGTCACCGCACACCGCTCGAGCTAA
- a CDS encoding S49 family peptidase, whose amino-acid sequence MTKIRSPARFQGVTTLLAGSPWAIRERDHRELVATFNRYLSSDVTEETLKTLKTERDNRAAQQGDAQASAPGVAVIGIYGTIVPRGSLMAEYCGATDPHTLADRVSAAADDPSIHSIVLDIMSGGGAVTGIRVAEEAIRRARDVKPVIAVANTVMCSAALWLGAQASELVAAPGAEIGSIGVIGTHVDESVAIDNMGLKVTYVRSNPGKALGQPTEAMDGPALEQWQSEVDRIQADFVAAVAAGRSMTVAAVGALANGNVWFGQEAVDVGLADRVATLGDVLREQQSAAAREPARTARRAQSPRMLEATTQLRLAEQRVRVSLTPEAAAEEHAALNQLEAELQSAAPYADADLSHDLAQLTQRLTATRARIQVSAPSPEVSPMKITLKDRSGAAHEFDAADTAAIQAFLAEQDRLAVAAGRQQERESTASALGLEPKDMGADSLSRLAAQAKDGDAYRTELLSEIEALALAVTGDETKAARVRKANSALDTDMLKEVAHGYRDQRDALVPNGRQSKEPDLNPAPPVEAQTTARRPKPVRW is encoded by the coding sequence GTGACCAAGATTCGCAGTCCAGCCCGGTTTCAGGGCGTCACCACGCTCCTCGCGGGGAGCCCCTGGGCCATCCGGGAACGCGACCACCGTGAACTGGTGGCGACGTTCAACCGTTACCTGTCTTCGGACGTCACAGAAGAGACGCTGAAGACCCTCAAGACCGAGCGCGACAATCGCGCCGCCCAGCAGGGTGATGCCCAGGCCTCGGCCCCCGGTGTGGCGGTCATCGGCATTTACGGCACCATCGTGCCCCGTGGCAGCCTGATGGCCGAATACTGCGGGGCCACCGACCCCCACACGTTGGCCGACCGCGTTTCTGCTGCAGCGGACGACCCTAGCATTCATTCCATCGTGCTCGACATCATGAGCGGCGGCGGCGCAGTGACCGGAATCCGGGTGGCGGAGGAAGCCATTCGGCGGGCCAGAGACGTCAAACCCGTGATTGCTGTCGCCAACACGGTCATGTGCAGCGCGGCCCTCTGGCTCGGTGCTCAGGCCTCTGAACTGGTAGCCGCACCAGGGGCCGAAATCGGCTCCATTGGCGTGATCGGTACTCACGTGGATGAGTCGGTGGCCATCGACAACATGGGTCTGAAAGTCACCTATGTGCGTTCCAACCCCGGCAAAGCGCTGGGACAACCCACCGAGGCCATGGACGGCCCGGCGCTGGAGCAGTGGCAGAGCGAGGTTGACCGCATTCAGGCCGACTTCGTGGCGGCAGTTGCTGCGGGCCGCTCCATGACAGTGGCGGCTGTGGGTGCCCTCGCCAACGGCAACGTCTGGTTCGGGCAGGAAGCGGTGGATGTGGGCTTGGCCGACCGGGTGGCGACCCTGGGCGACGTGCTCCGTGAGCAGCAATCTGCCGCCGCCCGTGAGCCTGCCCGAACCGCCCGCCGCGCCCAGTCGCCGCGCATGCTCGAAGCCACGACGCAACTGCGCCTGGCCGAGCAGCGTGTGCGCGTCTCCCTCACCCCCGAAGCTGCTGCTGAAGAGCATGCCGCCCTCAACCAGCTTGAAGCGGAGCTGCAGTCCGCCGCGCCCTACGCGGACGCTGATCTCAGTCACGACCTCGCCCAGCTCACGCAGCGCCTCACCGCCACCCGTGCCCGCATTCAGGTTTCCGCCCCTTCCCCGGAGGTTTCCCCCATGAAGATCACCCTCAAAGACCGCAGCGGCGCGGCACACGAGTTCGACGCCGCCGATACCGCCGCCATTCAGGCCTTTCTCGCCGAGCAGGACCGCCTCGCGGTGGCTGCAGGCCGTCAGCAGGAGCGCGAGAGCACTGCCTCTGCGTTGGGCCTGGAGCCCAAAGACATGGGTGCAGACAGCCTGAGCCGCCTCGCCGCACAGGCGAAAGACGGTGACGCTTACCGCACCGAGCTGCTCTCCGAGATTGAAGCGCTGGCCCTCGCAGTGACCGGTGATGAGACCAAAGCCGCCCGCGTGCGCAAGGCCAACAGCGCCCTTGACACGGACATGTTGAAAGAAGTGGCCCACGGCTACCGCGATCAGCGTGATGCCTTGGTCCCCAATGGCCGCCAGAGCAAAGAGCCGGACCTCAATCCTGCCCCTCCTGTCGAGGCCCAGACCACGGCGCGTCGGCCCAAGCCTGTCCGCTGGTAA